One segment of Anopheles stephensi strain Indian chromosome 3, UCI_ANSTEP_V1.0, whole genome shotgun sequence DNA contains the following:
- the LOC118510573 gene encoding insulin-like growth factor-binding protein complex acid labile subunit, with protein sequence MLPEIVIACCLLIVTVLAIQTIPYRMTENNPCQWKSSNDFDKVFFVPRHSTDTNSTIRAINLHNPVLDAEFCFAMTPYANHVLVERSNFLTTIVIPKNCHINSLEVITTALKQIEFEQNNYIRKLVVRTSDLRVISPTIRKLANLAEARFQFCKLEYLDLSLFCSLTNIQKLDLFRNNITTVRGIASDAVCQSALQVIKLNENKVRVLRLDLFAPFKKLVWLDLTSNMLESLQGSLANPALETLILSHNQLTVVDMCKWSKPNKMLELHVSFNNLTAVPLCLEALGEVTYVDLRFNYIRQVEVQALNALPKLECINLTYNNITSIPLDESLYSPVLKVLQVHDNPLGNITIPVGTFNRLKVVLESQRLEFV encoded by the exons ATGTTACCAGAAATTGTGATTGCATG TTGTTTGCTCATTGTGACGGTGCTTGCAATTCAAACCATACCTTACCGAATGACGGAAAATAACCCTTGCCAATGGAAGTCATCGAACGATTTCGACAAAGTGTTTTTCGTGCCACGACACAGCACTGATACCAATTCCACGATTCGAGCAATTAACTTGCATAATCCAGTGCTTGACGCAGAGTTCTGCTTCGCTATGACCCCATACGCGAATCATGTTTTAGTGGAGAGGTCAAACTTTTTGACAACGATCGTCATACCGAAAAACTGTCATATCAACAGTCTCGAAGTCATTACAACCGCACTGAAGCAGATCGAATTCGAACAAAACAACTACATCAGGAAACTGGTGGTGCGAACGAGTGATTTGCGGGTAATCTCTCCAACCATACGCAAGTTAGCGAACCTCGCCGAGGCCAGGTTTCAGTTTTGTAAACTAGAATATCTGGATTTGagtttgttttgctcgttAACGAACATTCAGAAGTTGGATTTGTTTCGGAACAATATTACCACCGTAAGGGGCATTGCTAGTGACGCAGTGTGTCAATCGGCTTTGCAGGTAATCAAATTGAACGAGAACAAAGTAAGAGTATTAAGATTGGACCTGTTCGCTCCATTCAAGAAGTTGGTCTGGTTGGATTTAACGTCCAACATGCTTGAGTCATTGCAGGGCAGCCTTGCGAATCCAGCGCTAGAGACGTTAATATTGTCGCACAATCAGCTGACGGTGGTGGACATGTGCAAATGGTCGAAACCGAACAAGATGCTTGAGTTACACGTGTCGTTCAATAACCTGACGGCGGTTCCTTTGTGTCTGGAAGCTTTGGGAGAAGTTACGTACGTTGATTTGAGGTTCAATTACATCAGACAAGTGGAGGTACAAGCATTGAACGCCCTGCCAAAGTTGGAGTGCATAAATTTAacgtacaataatattacctCGATTCCTTTGGATGAAAGTCTGTACTCTCCGGTGCTGAAAGTGCTTCAAGTGCATGACAATCCGCTGGGAAATATAACCATACCGGTAGGGACGTTTAACAGGTTGAAAGTAGTTTTGGAGAGTCAACGTTTAGAGTTTGTATAG